In the Arachis ipaensis cultivar K30076 chromosome B10, Araip1.1, whole genome shotgun sequence genome, one interval contains:
- the LOC107620777 gene encoding ras-related protein Rab7-like has product MVKAVHKKCTVDILRRFWYFDNYGIIRDIMQNHLLQILALFAMKTPVSLDAEDIRNEKVSLYVYRKFSQHYKATIGTDFVTKELQVDDSSLYRSIWDTIGQERFNSLGAAFYRGADCCVLVYDVNAHNTFDTLNNWHDEFIKQADLNDHEAFPFVLLGNKVDVDGGNSRKVTEKKAREWCASRGKSGDPFLHSIPF; this is encoded by the exons ATGGTGAAGGCAGTACATAAGAAATGTACAGTTGATATTCTCAGAAGATTTTG GTACTTCGACAATTATGGTATAATAAGAGATATTATGCAGAATCACTTACTTCAAATACTAGCCCTCTTTGCAATGAAAACCCCTGTTAGTTTGGATGCAGAGGATATTAGAAATGAAAAGGTCTCATT GTACGTTTATAGAAAATTCAGCCAGCATTATAAAGCCACAATTGGTACTGATTTCGTCACAAAGGAGCTACAAGTAGATGACTCGTCACTTTACAGGTCA ATTTGGGATACAATAGGACAAGAAAGGTTCAATAGTTTAGGTGCTGCATTTTATAGAGGTGCAGATTGTTGTGTTTTGGTGTATGATGTAAATGCACACAACACATTTGACACACTAAACAATTGGCATGATGAGTTCATTAAACAG GCAGATTTGAATGATCATGAAGCATTTCCCTTTGTGTTACTTGGGAACAAGGTTGATGTAGATGGTGGAAACAGTAGAAAG GTGACTGAGAAGAAAGCTAGGGAATGGTGTGCTTCTAGAGGCAAGTCTGGAGACCCCTTTCTTCATTCAATCCCATTTTAG